GTATTTCGCCTCGATGGTTTCGCTGAGCTGGAAGGTCGGGTCGGCGGACGACAGCATTGGCGAGGGGTGGGCGCTAATCACGTGCAGCTCGCCGTGGGCCAGCCCGGCAATGTCGTAGGCGTTACTGACGATACCGGAGTGCAGGGTGCGGTGCTCGGCGTCGCTGTTGCCCACGTCCACGGCTGCAAGGATGTTGCGTCCGGCCCAGGGCTGGTTGGTTTTCACCAGCAGCACGGGAGAAGGGCAATGGCGCAGCAGCTTCCAGTCATCCGGGGTCAGCAACGCCTTCTTCAGCGGGTTGTCGGGGCTGTGCTGCTTGATCACCAGGCCGCAGCCTTCGGCCTGTTGCTCGGCGATGATGGTGGCGTGCAGGCTGTCCTTCCAGGCCTGCCGGCTGGAGGTGCTGAAGCCTTCCTGGCGCAGCCCCTGGGCGAACTCTTCGAGCGCAGCGCTGAAATCGCCGCGTTTCTCGCAGGCCAGCAGGTGCAGATGGGACTGGGTGACGCTGGCGATCAGTCGTGCCCGTTTCAGGGCGAGACCGTCCGGCTGGTCAGGGTCCACGACTACGAGGATGCTACGGATGGCTTGCATGATCGTCTCCCTTCGTGCGCGTTGTTTATGTGGAACAACTGTAGTCGGGATATCGCCGTCATGACGTTGAGGCATATCAAAGGCGGACGCTGGTTCCGCACGGCGGCATTCGTATAATGCCCCCCATTTATGGCACCGGCCAGCCGGTGGAACGCTTCGTCGGAGTTGAGCATGTTGTCTGAAATCAGGGAATTTCTCGGTTGTGCCACGCCGGATGCGTGGGTCGAGGCCGCGCTGCGGGATCAGGCGGTGATGCTGATCGATCACAAGAACAACGAGTTCAAGGCCGCCAGCACGGCCCTGGCCCTGATCGCCAAGTACAGCGCCCACGAGGAACTGGTGAACTTCATGTCGCGTCTGGCCCGCGAGGAGCTGCGCCACCACGAGCAGGTGCTGGCGATCCTGAAGAAGCGCGGTATCGGGCTGCGGCCGATCTCCGCCGGCCGCTACGCTTCCGGCCTGCGCGCCGTGGTGCGCAACCACGAGCCGCAGAAGCTGGTGGACACCCTGATCGTCGGTGCCTTCATCGAGTGCCGCAGCTGCGAGCGTTTCGCCGCGCTGGTGGATCACCTAGACGCCGATCTGGCCAAGTTCTACGGCTCGCTGCTGAAATCCGAGGCGCGGCATTTCCAGGGCTACCTGAGCCTGGCGCGCCGCTATGGCGATGATGCCGATATCGAGCGTCGCGTGGCGGAGATTCGCGAAGTGGAAGCCGGGCTGATCCTGGCGCCGGACAGCGAGTTCCGCTTCCACAGCGGAGTGCCGGAGCAACAGGCGGCCTGATTCGCCACCCGGAATGAAAAAAGCGCCCAGTTGGGCGCTTTTTTCTTGGTTCTTCGTAGGAGCGAGCTTGCTCGCGAACCAACCCAGCTACAGAGCTGCCGGAAATCCGTTCGCGAGCAAGCTCGCTCCTACAGGTTCAGATTCAGGCTTAGTCCTTCACCTTCAGGTCCAGCGCCAGGTCGCGCGCGGCCTTGGTGGCCAGTACGCCCATCAGTTGGCCGATCTCGTCCTGCCGGCTGCTGCTGCCGGTCTGGCTGCCCGCCATCATCACGCTGGGCACCGGCGCCTGGGCGGCGGCTTCGGCCCAGACCTTGTTGATGGCGATCAGCGCGTCCAGCTTGGGCTGCAGCGCGCCGTCCGCCTTGATCACTGCTTCACGGGCGTAGGCATCGGCGTCGGCGGTGATCTTGGTGGCCTGTGCCGTCACGGTGGCCTTGTCGCGCAGCAGTTCGGCGGTCTGTTTCTCGATCTCGGCGCGCTGCTTCTCTCGTTCGGCGTTGATCACCGCCAACTGTTTCTCGGTTTCCGCCTGAGTAGTGCGCTCGATCTGGTCACGTAAAGTTTCCTGGCGCTTGGCTTCCACTTCCTTCTCGCCGCGAGCGGTGACCAGCAGCTTCTCTTCCTCTTCCTTCAGGCGGTTCTGACGTGCCACGGCCAGTTCGGCCAGGGCCTGCTGCACCTTGACCATGCGTTGCTTGTATTGCGGGTTGGGGTCGACGTTGGTGATGCGCGCCTCGACCACTTCCACGCCGAACTTGCGGAACTGCTGCTGTTTGCGCACCGGAATGCCCTTGGCATCGATGACTTTCTCGGTGACGAACTGGCTGGCATTGTTGTCGCCGAAGCTGCCCTGCTCGGTGCCGGCCTGGAGGATGGCGGTCTGGTGCGGAACGGCGCCGCGCGGGCCGCGGACTTCCTTGCGCTTGATCAGGTACAGGCCATCGTTGAGCTGGTTCTCGAACTCCGCGGCGAATTCGCTGCGGGCGCCGGCGTAGTAGTCGTCGGCGGTCATCAACGAGGCGGTGGCCTGCAGGGTTTCCTTGATCGCCGGGACCAGCGCGGTGCGGATGAAGTTGTCCGGGTTGCGGTATTCCTGGGCCATCTTCAGGAACTGGTCGCCGCCGGGCAGGCGGAAGCGCGCGGAGGATTCGACCTTGGCGTCGACGTTGCCGAGGAAGACGATGGGGAAGGCTTCGATGGTCGCGCCCAGCCCGTCGTTGTCCGGGTTGTTGTCGTTCTCGTCCATGATCAGCACGGACTGCACGCTGATGGCTTTCTTCCAGGTGGTGGCGCGGCCGAACCACTTGGTGGCGTAGCCGACGTCGTCGACGATCTTCTCGTCGCCGAAGATGGTCCGCACGTGGGTCATGAAGCCGGCTTCGTTATAGAAGAAGACGCCGTTGAACAGGATGAAGGCGGCGGCGACCAATGCCAGGGGCAGGGCGCCGAACTTGATGAGGTTTCCCTTGCTGAACATGTTTCTTCCTTGAGTGAGCAAACCGCGAATGCTGCGCAAGGTGGCAGGTGCCGGTCAATAGGAAAGGTCTGACAGTGCGAGTAGGTTAACGCCATAAGGCCACCGTTGCGGTGGCCGGGGTGGTTCAGAGCGGGAAGGGCGCCTGCTGCATGCCCTGGTCGTCAGCTTCCAGGGCCCAGCCCTGGCGATCCCAGTCGCCCAGTACGATGCGCCGCGCCGGTCGACCGTCGATAGTCAGTTCATGGACGGCGGGGCGGTGGGTGTGGCCGTGGATCAGGATGCGCACGCCCTTGTCACGCATGATGCGTTCGACTTCGGCGGGGGTGACGTCGACGATCTCGCTGGCCTTCATGCGCGTCTGCGCGCGGCTTTCCTTGCGCAGCTTGCGCGCCAGCTTGTGCCGGGTGGCCAGCGGCAAGTTACGCAGGATGAACAGGGTCAGCGGATTGCGCAGCCAGCGGCGCAGCTTCATATAGGCCGCGTCGAGGGTGCACAGGCTGTCGCCGTGCATCAGCAGGATCTTCTCGCCGTCCAGATCGATCAGGCTCGGGTCGCGCAGCAGCGTGCAGCCGGCTTCGCGGCAGAAGGCCTGGCCAATCAGGAAGTCGCGGTTGCCGTGCATCAGGAAGATGCGCGTGCCGCTGTCGGACAGCTCGCGCAGGGCGCGGGCGATGGAGTGCTGGAACTCGTCCATGCCATCGTCGCCGATCCAGGCTTCGAAGAAATCGCCGAGGATATACAGCGCCTCGGCCGTGCGGGCGCGGGTGGAGAGGAAATGCAAGAACGCCCGGGTAATGTCCGGGCGTTCCGCTTCGAGATGCAGGTCCGAGATGAACAGGACGCTCATCGACTCACTCGCCGATGACTTCTGCTTTCTCGATGATCACGTCGTCGGCCGGTACGTCCTGGTGGCCGGAGCGCATGGTGGTGGCCACGCCCTTGATCTTGTTGACCACGTCCATGCCGTCCTTCACTTCACCGAACAC
This Pseudomonas sp. ATCC 13867 DNA region includes the following protein-coding sequences:
- a CDS encoding universal stress protein — protein: MQAIRSILVVVDPDQPDGLALKRARLIASVTQSHLHLLACEKRGDFSAALEEFAQGLRQEGFSTSSRQAWKDSLHATIIAEQQAEGCGLVIKQHSPDNPLKKALLTPDDWKLLRHCPSPVLLVKTNQPWAGRNILAAVDVGNSDAEHRTLHSGIVSNAYDIAGLAHGELHVISAHPSPMLSSADPTFQLSETIEAKYREACRAFQAEYGIDNDHLHIEEGPADVLIPRAAHHLSAAVTVIGTVARTGFSGALIGNTAEVVLDALESDILVLKPDDIIAHLEELAAQP
- a CDS encoding tRNA-(ms[2]io[6]A)-hydroxylase; translation: MSMLSEIREFLGCATPDAWVEAALRDQAVMLIDHKNNEFKAASTALALIAKYSAHEELVNFMSRLAREELRHHEQVLAILKKRGIGLRPISAGRYASGLRAVVRNHEPQKLVDTLIVGAFIECRSCERFAALVDHLDADLAKFYGSLLKSEARHFQGYLSLARRYGDDADIERRVAEIREVEAGLILAPDSEFRFHSGVPEQQAA
- a CDS encoding SPFH domain-containing protein — encoded protein: MFSKGNLIKFGALPLALVAAAFILFNGVFFYNEAGFMTHVRTIFGDEKIVDDVGYATKWFGRATTWKKAISVQSVLIMDENDNNPDNDGLGATIEAFPIVFLGNVDAKVESSARFRLPGGDQFLKMAQEYRNPDNFIRTALVPAIKETLQATASLMTADDYYAGARSEFAAEFENQLNDGLYLIKRKEVRGPRGAVPHQTAILQAGTEQGSFGDNNASQFVTEKVIDAKGIPVRKQQQFRKFGVEVVEARITNVDPNPQYKQRMVKVQQALAELAVARQNRLKEEEEKLLVTARGEKEVEAKRQETLRDQIERTTQAETEKQLAVINAEREKQRAEIEKQTAELLRDKATVTAQATKITADADAYAREAVIKADGALQPKLDALIAINKVWAEAAAQAPVPSVMMAGSQTGSSSRQDEIGQLMGVLATKAARDLALDLKVKD
- the lpxH gene encoding UDP-2,3-diacylglucosamine diphosphatase, whose product is MSVLFISDLHLEAERPDITRAFLHFLSTRARTAEALYILGDFFEAWIGDDGMDEFQHSIARALRELSDSGTRIFLMHGNRDFLIGQAFCREAGCTLLRDPSLIDLDGEKILLMHGDSLCTLDAAYMKLRRWLRNPLTLFILRNLPLATRHKLARKLRKESRAQTRMKASEIVDVTPAEVERIMRDKGVRILIHGHTHRPAVHELTIDGRPARRIVLGDWDRQGWALEADDQGMQQAPFPL